A stretch of Spirosoma oryzicola DNA encodes these proteins:
- the ruvX gene encoding Holliday junction resolvase RuvX — protein MARLLAIDYGAKRTGLAVTDPLQLIASALETVPSHELLKFLKSYVEREPVEAFVVGLPKRLDGTDTDNTPRVRKFVTHLQNALPDIPVYWHDERFTSVMALQAMLANGSTKKDRREKGNIDKVSAAIILQSYMESLKK, from the coding sequence ATGGCGCGACTCTTAGCGATTGATTACGGTGCAAAACGAACTGGCCTTGCCGTTACGGACCCGTTGCAACTTATTGCTTCGGCGCTGGAAACGGTACCGTCTCACGAGCTGTTAAAATTTTTAAAAAGCTATGTCGAACGGGAGCCAGTAGAAGCGTTTGTCGTTGGATTACCCAAACGATTAGACGGAACGGACACCGATAATACGCCCCGTGTCCGGAAGTTTGTGACTCATTTACAGAACGCTTTGCCCGATATTCCCGTTTATTGGCATGACGAACGCTTCACGTCAGTTATGGCATTGCAGGCTATGCTGGCCAATGGAAGCACGAAAAAAGATCGGCGGGAGAAAGGCAACATCGACAAAGTCAGTGCGGCCATCATTCTTCAGTCATACATGGAAAGCTTAAAAAAATAG
- the def gene encoding peptide deformylase: MILPIIAYGDPVLRKRAKDIEPGSIDVKTLSENMFETMYAASGVGLAAPQIGQSIRMFVVDGQPLNEDEPEEDVDQSVVDFKKVFINPEIIEEAGEDWGFEEGCLSIPGIRGEVFRPEIIVIRYFDTDWNEHEEEFDGMAARIIQHEYDHLEGKLFTDYLPTIRRQLIKKKLADITKGRTDAEYKMKFSR; the protein is encoded by the coding sequence ATGATTCTCCCAATAATTGCCTACGGCGATCCAGTGCTGAGAAAACGGGCCAAAGATATCGAACCCGGTAGCATCGACGTCAAAACATTAAGCGAAAACATGTTCGAAACCATGTATGCGGCTTCCGGGGTTGGCCTGGCAGCACCGCAGATTGGACAGAGCATTCGCATGTTTGTGGTAGATGGTCAGCCTCTGAACGAGGACGAACCCGAAGAAGATGTTGACCAGAGTGTGGTTGACTTCAAAAAGGTATTTATCAATCCGGAAATTATTGAAGAAGCCGGCGAAGACTGGGGCTTTGAAGAAGGCTGCCTAAGCATTCCTGGCATCCGGGGGGAAGTGTTCAGACCCGAAATTATTGTGATTCGCTACTTCGATACGGACTGGAACGAGCACGAAGAAGAATTCGATGGTATGGCCGCCCGTATCATTCAGCATGAATACGACCACCTGGAAGGCAAACTTTTCACGGATTATCTGCCAACCATTCGTCGTCAGCTTATCAAGAAAAAACTGGCCGACATCACGAAAGGCCGGACGGATGCCGAATACAAAATGAAATTTTCGCGGTAG
- a CDS encoding amidohydrolase, translating to MLNVTLLQASLYWHDPVANRAMLEERIFSLPEPTDLIVLPEMFTTGFTMNASSVAEPMNLTTFRWMKQMAAQTKAVVTGSYVVQEKGNYFNRLIWMQPDGQFDTYDKRHLFRMAGEDTIYTAGTRRIVKEWKGWRICPLICYDLRFPVWSRNQSETSADFEYDLLLYVANWPAPRRNAWNTLLQARAIENLSYVVGVNRVGEDGNNHPYTGDSAVIDFKGDILFQQTDSEIAHQQNLSLDELQTFRNRFPANLDADHFTLLL from the coding sequence ATGCTTAACGTTACGCTCCTTCAGGCAAGTTTATACTGGCACGACCCCGTTGCCAACCGGGCTATGCTGGAGGAGCGTATCTTTTCCCTGCCGGAACCGACCGATCTGATTGTTCTGCCCGAAATGTTTACGACGGGTTTTACGATGAACGCATCGTCCGTGGCTGAGCCAATGAATCTGACGACCTTTCGGTGGATGAAGCAGATGGCGGCTCAAACCAAAGCGGTCGTTACAGGCAGCTATGTCGTGCAGGAAAAAGGCAATTATTTTAACCGGCTGATCTGGATGCAGCCCGACGGCCAGTTCGATACGTACGACAAACGCCATTTGTTTCGTATGGCGGGCGAAGACACCATTTACACCGCTGGTACCCGCCGTATTGTCAAAGAATGGAAAGGCTGGCGAATCTGTCCGCTAATCTGCTATGATCTGCGCTTCCCCGTCTGGAGCCGCAACCAAAGCGAAACCTCCGCTGATTTCGAGTACGATCTGTTACTTTACGTAGCCAACTGGCCCGCTCCCCGGCGCAATGCCTGGAACACGCTACTGCAAGCCAGGGCCATTGAAAACCTGAGTTATGTCGTCGGCGTCAATCGGGTTGGCGAAGACGGGAATAATCACCCCTACACGGGCGACTCCGCCGTGATTGACTTTAAAGGCGATATCCTGTTTCAGCAAACTGATTCTGAAATCGCCCACCAACAAAATCTTTCGCTGGACGAGCTACAAACGTTTCGCAACAGGTTTCCGGCAAATCTGGACGCTGACCATTTCACGCTACTTCTTTAG
- a CDS encoding HAD family hydrolase, protein MKLIAFDADDTLWVNEPNYVNVKEKLCELLSHHVDQTTLSQRFYEAQIRNLRLFGYGAKSFILAMIETVIELTNGAVTGTEIQQIIDVGRELLDFPIDVLDGIPEVLDVLSQQFDLMVLTKGDLFDQESKIARSGLGHYFKHIEIVSEKNEQSYQAILKRYNVQPSEFLMIGNSLKSDILPVVHIGAKAVHIPYAITWEHERVAEEQLAGKSFVTLESARGLVELIMGAKEVA, encoded by the coding sequence ATGAAACTAATTGCCTTCGATGCCGACGACACGCTTTGGGTAAACGAGCCAAACTACGTCAATGTTAAAGAGAAATTGTGTGAGCTGCTTTCCCATCACGTAGATCAGACAACCTTGTCCCAACGGTTTTATGAGGCACAGATACGCAATTTGCGGTTGTTCGGCTACGGTGCGAAGAGTTTTATTCTGGCGATGATCGAAACCGTTATCGAACTGACGAACGGTGCGGTGACAGGAACGGAGATTCAGCAAATTATTGACGTTGGTCGTGAACTGTTAGACTTTCCGATTGATGTGCTCGACGGAATCCCTGAAGTACTGGATGTGCTGTCGCAACAGTTCGATTTGATGGTGCTGACCAAGGGCGATCTGTTTGACCAGGAAAGTAAAATTGCCCGCTCCGGTTTGGGCCATTATTTCAAGCACATCGAGATTGTCAGTGAAAAGAACGAACAGTCGTATCAGGCAATCCTTAAAAGGTATAACGTGCAGCCGAGCGAATTTCTGATGATCGGCAATTCCCTGAAGTCTGATATATTGCCAGTAGTTCACATTGGTGCGAAAGCGGTTCACATACCATATGCGATTACCTGGGAGCACGAGCGAGTGGCAGAGGAGCAGTTAGCCGGTAAGTCATTCGTCACGCTGGAAAGCGCGCGTGGGCTGGTCGAACTGATTATGGGTGCTAAAGAAGTAGCGTGA
- a CDS encoding DUF4301 family protein: MQFTEQDQDQIVAQGISPEQIDKQINYFVNGFPYLNVIKAATVGDGIVRVDEDQLAAYIHRFDQAAHERQLVKFVPASGAATRMFKSLFAALDGKSDKATDEVFARMTDFAFYEDLKAAMAAQGQDLDKAVAENDRQTVLSFLLTDKGLEYGNLPKGLLKFHNYPDGPRTPVEEHLVEGAAYANSDGLVKIHFTVSPEHRDRFEQLIDAQRADYEAWLGVTFDISFSEQKKSTDTISVNPDNSPFRNPDGSLLFRPAGHGALIENLNDIDADIVFIKNIDNVVPDEIKEPTITYKKVLASVLLDAQQQIARLQGLLESDEVSDGYVAEADELLRRTLFTLPPDGFESLAKEEKLAYLRKKLNRPVRACGMVKNVGEPGGGPFWARNQDGSTSLQIVESAQIDLSNQEQKSIFDEATHFNPVDLVCGVKDHKGNKFNLTDYRDPQTGFITAKSKDGKDLKAQELPGLWNGAMADWNTIFVEVPLITFNPVKTVNDLLRKEHQPS, from the coding sequence ATGCAATTTACTGAGCAAGATCAGGACCAGATTGTGGCACAGGGTATTTCTCCTGAGCAGATCGATAAGCAAATAAACTATTTCGTCAACGGATTCCCTTATCTCAACGTCATCAAAGCGGCAACCGTTGGTGACGGGATCGTCCGTGTTGACGAGGATCAGCTAGCCGCTTACATTCATCGCTTCGACCAGGCGGCTCACGAACGTCAGTTGGTTAAGTTCGTGCCCGCTTCGGGAGCGGCTACCCGTATGTTCAAGTCGTTGTTTGCCGCGCTGGATGGTAAGTCAGACAAAGCAACGGATGAGGTTTTTGCCCGCATGACCGACTTTGCCTTCTACGAAGATCTAAAAGCCGCCATGGCTGCTCAAGGGCAGGATCTGGACAAAGCCGTGGCTGAAAACGACCGCCAGACGGTTTTGAGCTTTTTGCTGACAGACAAAGGTCTGGAATATGGCAACCTGCCGAAGGGCTTGCTGAAGTTTCATAACTATCCGGACGGCCCACGCACGCCTGTCGAAGAACACCTGGTAGAAGGAGCGGCTTACGCTAATTCCGATGGGTTGGTAAAAATTCATTTTACAGTATCGCCCGAACACCGCGACCGCTTCGAGCAGTTGATCGACGCGCAAAGAGCCGATTACGAAGCTTGGTTGGGCGTTACGTTCGACATCAGCTTTTCTGAGCAGAAAAAATCGACCGATACCATTTCGGTTAACCCGGACAATTCGCCGTTCCGCAACCCGGACGGCTCATTGCTGTTCCGCCCGGCGGGTCACGGTGCACTGATTGAAAACCTCAACGACATCGACGCTGATATTGTGTTCATCAAGAACATCGACAATGTTGTACCCGACGAGATTAAGGAGCCAACAATCACCTACAAGAAAGTGTTGGCATCGGTACTTCTTGATGCGCAGCAGCAAATCGCCCGATTGCAGGGCCTGCTAGAGTCTGACGAAGTAAGCGACGGTTATGTGGCGGAAGCCGACGAACTCCTGCGCCGGACGTTATTTACGCTTCCGCCAGACGGATTTGAGAGCTTAGCGAAAGAAGAAAAACTAGCCTACTTACGCAAAAAACTAAACCGACCGGTTCGTGCCTGCGGTATGGTGAAGAACGTAGGTGAACCCGGTGGAGGACCGTTCTGGGCCAGAAATCAGGATGGCTCAACCTCGCTTCAAATTGTCGAGTCGGCCCAAATTGACCTGTCGAACCAAGAACAGAAATCGATTTTCGATGAGGCAACGCACTTCAACCCGGTCGATTTGGTTTGCGGTGTCAAAGACCACAAGGGCAATAAGTTTAACCTGACTGATTACCGCGATCCACAAACCGGATTTATTACGGCTAAATCAAAAGATGGCAAGGACCTGAAAGCACAGGAGTTGCCGGGCCTCTGGAACGGCGCCATGGCCGACTGGAATACTATTTTTGTGGAAGTACCGCTGATTACGTTCAACCCGGTTAAAACGGTAAACGATCTGTTGCGGAAGGAGCACCAGCCTAGCTAA
- a CDS encoding RrF2 family transcriptional regulator, with translation MISKKAKYAIKALKVLTEEFGKGPVLISYISAKENIPKKFLEAILLELRNHGILQSQKGKGGGYLLRVDPARVNLAQVLRVIDGPIAPTPCVSFNFYVKCDDCNDEVTCALKPIMERVRDANLGVYENTTLLTFQNLDSIETKEIAIGANAPELTESSADRLLA, from the coding sequence ATGATTTCAAAAAAAGCCAAGTACGCGATTAAGGCCCTCAAAGTTTTGACTGAAGAGTTTGGAAAAGGCCCTGTCCTGATTTCCTATATCTCAGCCAAAGAAAACATTCCTAAAAAGTTTTTAGAAGCGATTCTGCTGGAGCTACGTAACCACGGAATCCTCCAAAGCCAGAAAGGAAAAGGAGGAGGGTATCTGTTACGTGTAGATCCGGCTCGAGTTAATCTGGCACAAGTACTACGGGTTATTGACGGGCCTATTGCACCAACACCGTGCGTGTCTTTTAACTTCTACGTAAAGTGCGACGATTGCAACGATGAGGTGACGTGCGCGCTAAAACCGATTATGGAGCGGGTGCGGGATGCCAATTTAGGCGTCTATGAAAACACAACCTTACTGACGTTCCAGAATCTGGACTCGATTGAAACGAAAGAAATTGCAATTGGGGCCAATGCGCCTGAATTGACGGAATCGTCTGCTGACCGGTTATTAGCTTAA
- a CDS encoding IPT/TIG domain-containing protein gives MNQLIRWGSLLTLVAGLIVFISSCKNDDSPAPVLSITSISPTSAPVGTTVVLTGTNFNATPASNTVTFGAVSASVVAASSTQLSVVVPASAGSPVSVTANGQSAQGPAFTISSKPVVTKAGSITASETWTAGNVYLLRGFVNIKSGVVVTIQPGTIIKGGTVDEDPTGSKKGGTLIVEQGGRVEASGTAQQPIVFTSNRAAGSRNYGDWGGIVLIGRAPHNRPASQAAEGGIGIQLGAFNEPTDNSGTLRYVRIEFGGIALTNEANSEINGLTMYGVGSGTTIDHVQVSYSGDDSYEWFGGTVNAKYLVAYRGFDDDFDTDWGYTGKVQFGVSLRNPQVADQSGSNCFESDNFNSGENAGGVALSANNGLPLTQPIFANFSSFVTSGTPSNASTSSSGGSGPYQSAMHLRRNTAISVINSVFVGWPEGLRLDGTTTGTLNNANNGSLEVQGITVANSLTAVRGAGNITNDQASAYFSLAARKNTVIASTDLASLLLNANSFSLTSPNFVPGSGSPLLTSANAVTGGKLSDSFFVSAPYRGAFNTENWLTGWTNFDPQNTNYDQ, from the coding sequence ATGAATCAGCTCATTCGGTGGGGAAGCCTGTTGACGTTAGTAGCAGGACTGATCGTCTTTATTTCGTCCTGTAAGAACGACGATTCCCCCGCTCCGGTGCTCAGCATTACGTCTATCAGCCCAACGTCGGCACCTGTCGGAACAACCGTTGTGCTTACCGGTACCAATTTCAACGCAACTCCGGCCAGCAACACGGTAACGTTTGGCGCTGTTTCGGCTTCGGTTGTTGCCGCTTCATCAACGCAGTTATCGGTTGTTGTACCCGCCAGCGCCGGTTCGCCAGTTTCGGTTACAGCCAATGGTCAATCAGCACAGGGACCTGCGTTCACGATTAGTTCAAAACCCGTTGTGACGAAGGCCGGAAGCATCACGGCCAGTGAAACTTGGACAGCTGGAAATGTGTATCTGCTCAGAGGTTTTGTTAACATAAAATCGGGTGTGGTCGTAACGATCCAGCCTGGTACGATTATTAAAGGCGGTACCGTTGACGAAGATCCAACCGGTTCCAAAAAAGGTGGTACGCTCATCGTTGAGCAGGGTGGACGTGTAGAAGCGTCGGGTACGGCACAGCAACCTATCGTTTTCACATCCAATCGCGCGGCTGGATCACGCAATTACGGTGACTGGGGTGGTATCGTTCTTATCGGTAGAGCGCCACACAACCGTCCAGCCAGCCAGGCAGCAGAAGGTGGTATCGGTATTCAGCTAGGTGCGTTCAACGAGCCGACTGACAACTCGGGTACGCTCCGGTACGTGCGTATCGAATTTGGTGGTATAGCTCTGACAAACGAAGCAAACAGCGAGATCAACGGATTAACCATGTACGGCGTAGGATCGGGTACGACCATCGATCACGTACAGGTTTCTTACAGCGGTGACGACTCGTACGAGTGGTTCGGTGGTACGGTTAACGCAAAATATCTGGTTGCTTACCGTGGTTTCGACGATGATTTCGATACGGACTGGGGTTACACCGGTAAAGTACAGTTTGGCGTGTCGTTGCGCAATCCGCAGGTAGCTGACCAATCGGGTTCAAACTGCTTTGAGTCGGACAACTTCAACTCTGGCGAAAACGCGGGTGGTGTTGCTTTGTCGGCGAACAATGGTCTGCCGCTTACACAGCCTATTTTTGCTAACTTCAGCAGCTTCGTAACGAGCGGTACGCCAAGTAATGCATCGACATCGAGTTCGGGCGGTAGCGGTCCATATCAGTCGGCTATGCACCTGCGTCGCAACACGGCTATCAGCGTTATCAACTCAGTGTTTGTTGGCTGGCCTGAGGGACTTCGTCTGGACGGAACCACAACCGGTACGCTCAACAACGCTAACAACGGTAGCCTGGAAGTACAGGGCATTACGGTTGCTAACTCGCTAACGGCGGTTCGGGGTGCTGGTAACATCACCAATGATCAGGCTAGCGCTTATTTCTCACTAGCCGCTCGTAAAAATACCGTTATCGCATCTACGGATCTGGCTTCGCTACTGCTCAATGCAAATAGCTTTAGCCTGACCTCGCCAAACTTCGTTCCTGGTTCAGGTTCTCCGTTGCTGACATCGGCCAACGCAGTTACCGGTGGTAAACTATCCGACTCGTTCTTCGTCTCTGCTCCCTACCGGGGTGCGTTCAACACCGAGAACTGGCTGACGGGTTGGACCAACTTCGATCCGCAGAATACGAACTACGATCAATAG
- a CDS encoding TonB-dependent receptor, producing MKRNVFLFLLSLLSTAVLAQTGTVRGTIKDSKTKEALIGCTIRIDGTQLGGTTDVEGGFSIANVPAGTQKVVISYISYQTKEIPNVRVESGNTTAIETELDEEGKSLQEVVVRANRATNTEVAVITEIKQIKALAVGISAAQIQKSQDRDAAAAIRRVPGVSILDNRFVLIRGLGSRYNSVLINDVIAPSTEVETRSFSFDIIPSNILDRMIVYKSGSAELPGDFAGGIVKIYTKRRPSNNFFDVGLTFGYRPGTTGQQVQSHDRGGLSALGLWSANQTVPTSFPTRSGDFNALGAPQRAAYARLLPNSWGLTNVTVMPDVRFALNTGRRFDVGNVQISNLTSVNYSMTNQATDIDFRVYENGAVANAVNQSYSDASFARQSRLGLLHNWSLRFSPAFTLEWKTLFNQLGNQETVVRQGQNFDSNADIRSYSQRFENRSIATTQVSGEHQLNELTKLNWIAGYGYSGRWEPDWKRARYQAPLNSGENGPYTLVTPLSPNPIDVGRFYSKLNEQTVSLISNYDHTFGNPTDREPSHIRAGIYGERRVRDYSARFYGYNSIPGSASDGAIVQQQPIGSIFSPTNVSGQPGGLSLLDGTSDFDSYQGSNTYGAAYVSGDINLSARTNVTLGLRGEYNVQGLQSQRMGVDRQLVNRAIFSPLPSINITHKLNDRHNVRLAYSATVNRPELRELAPFQYFDFNLLAVVTGNTELTTATVQNVDLKWEFYPSPNELISVTGFYKHFRNPIESFLLPTGNGFSYSFINAPTARNYGVEVEIRKGFQQSGSKFLQNLQVVANGSLINSRVTLGDFVRAPDATSTVVDVPLKDLADRERPLASQSPYLINAGVYYQEPNTGLQWNVLYNVYGPRIFAVGTRNNPTIYELPRHAIDLNISKTFNQKIELRLGVQDILNQATRFAQDFNGDGKIGKDLTSQTVGADQVFRRFRRGQYVTLTGVYTFGRRTIVP from the coding sequence ATGAAACGTAACGTATTCTTATTTCTACTATCACTCTTGTCGACCGCCGTTCTGGCGCAGACAGGTACCGTCAGGGGTACCATTAAAGACAGTAAAACCAAAGAAGCCTTAATTGGCTGTACAATCCGGATTGACGGAACCCAACTGGGTGGTACCACTGACGTAGAAGGAGGTTTCTCAATCGCCAATGTTCCCGCCGGTACGCAGAAAGTAGTTATCTCGTACATATCCTATCAAACCAAAGAAATTCCAAACGTTCGGGTAGAGTCTGGAAACACGACCGCTATCGAAACGGAACTGGACGAAGAAGGAAAATCGCTTCAGGAAGTTGTTGTCCGGGCAAACCGCGCTACAAATACGGAAGTAGCCGTTATTACCGAGATCAAGCAAATCAAAGCGCTGGCCGTCGGTATTTCGGCAGCCCAGATTCAGAAGTCGCAGGACCGCGATGCCGCAGCGGCCATTCGCCGGGTACCGGGTGTCAGTATCCTCGACAATCGTTTCGTTCTGATCAGAGGATTGGGCTCTCGCTACAACTCCGTCCTGATCAACGACGTAATCGCCCCATCGACGGAAGTAGAAACCCGTTCCTTCTCCTTTGATATTATTCCAAGCAACATCCTTGACCGGATGATTGTCTACAAGTCGGGTTCGGCTGAATTGCCCGGCGATTTTGCGGGCGGTATCGTAAAAATCTACACGAAGCGTCGTCCAAGCAATAACTTCTTTGATGTTGGCTTAACGTTCGGCTACCGTCCCGGCACAACTGGCCAGCAGGTACAATCCCACGACCGGGGTGGCTTGAGTGCATTAGGGTTATGGTCAGCTAATCAGACTGTACCAACGAGTTTCCCAACACGTTCCGGCGATTTTAACGCGCTGGGTGCTCCACAGCGCGCGGCTTATGCGCGTTTGCTTCCTAATTCATGGGGGTTAACGAACGTCACGGTTATGCCCGATGTACGTTTTGCGCTTAACACAGGTCGTCGGTTTGATGTCGGCAATGTTCAGATCAGTAACCTGACCAGCGTCAACTACAGCATGACGAACCAAGCGACCGACATTGATTTCCGCGTGTACGAAAACGGAGCGGTTGCTAATGCAGTCAACCAATCGTACAGCGACGCCAGCTTCGCCCGGCAGTCGCGGTTGGGACTGCTTCATAACTGGTCGCTGCGCTTTTCGCCAGCGTTCACGCTCGAATGGAAAACGCTCTTCAACCAACTGGGCAATCAGGAAACCGTTGTTCGGCAGGGTCAAAACTTTGATTCAAACGCCGATATCCGCAGTTATTCGCAACGGTTCGAAAACCGTAGTATCGCTACGACGCAGGTTTCGGGTGAGCATCAGTTAAATGAACTGACAAAGCTTAACTGGATTGCCGGTTATGGCTATTCGGGCCGTTGGGAACCTGACTGGAAACGTGCTCGCTACCAGGCTCCGTTGAACAGTGGCGAAAATGGACCATACACCCTCGTAACTCCGCTATCACCGAACCCGATTGACGTAGGTCGGTTCTACTCGAAGCTGAATGAGCAGACTGTTTCGTTAATTAGCAATTACGATCATACGTTTGGCAATCCAACGGATCGGGAGCCTAGCCACATACGGGCCGGTATCTACGGCGAACGGCGCGTTCGTGACTATTCGGCTCGTTTTTACGGCTACAACAGTATTCCCGGATCAGCCAGCGACGGCGCTATCGTGCAGCAGCAACCGATTGGCTCAATCTTCTCGCCAACGAACGTAAGCGGTCAGCCCGGCGGACTGTCATTGCTGGATGGTACGTCTGATTTTGATTCATACCAGGGAAGCAATACCTACGGTGCTGCTTATGTCAGTGGTGACATCAACCTGAGCGCTCGCACCAATGTAACGCTAGGCTTACGGGGCGAATACAACGTGCAGGGATTGCAAAGCCAGCGCATGGGTGTTGACCGGCAGTTGGTAAACCGGGCGATTTTTAGTCCACTACCATCGATCAATATTACGCACAAGCTTAACGACCGGCATAACGTACGACTGGCTTACTCGGCTACCGTGAACCGACCCGAACTACGCGAGTTAGCTCCTTTCCAATACTTTGACTTCAACCTGCTGGCCGTTGTTACGGGTAATACCGAACTGACGACTGCTACGGTTCAGAACGTTGATTTGAAGTGGGAATTTTACCCAAGCCCTAACGAACTGATTTCGGTTACCGGTTTTTACAAGCATTTCCGCAATCCGATCGAAAGCTTCCTGCTCCCAACGGGTAACGGTTTTAGCTATTCCTTCATCAATGCTCCGACGGCTCGTAACTACGGTGTCGAAGTAGAAATTCGTAAAGGTTTCCAGCAGTCAGGGAGCAAATTCCTCCAGAATCTTCAGGTTGTTGCCAACGGATCACTCATCAACAGCCGCGTAACGCTGGGTGACTTCGTCCGGGCTCCAGATGCAACCTCAACCGTTGTTGATGTACCGCTGAAAGATTTGGCCGACCGCGAACGGCCACTGGCAAGCCAATCGCCATACCTGATCAACGCCGGGGTATACTATCAGGAGCCAAACACGGGACTACAGTGGAACGTACTGTACAACGTTTACGGCCCACGCATCTTTGCCGTAGGTACGCGTAACAACCCGACGATCTATGAACTTCCCCGTCATGCGATTGACCTGAACATCAGCAAGACGTTCAACCAAAAAATCGAATTGCGGCTAGGCGTTCAGGATATTCTGAATCAGGCAACCCGATTCGCTCAGGATTTCAACGGCGATGGCAAAATCGGCAAAGACCTTACGTCGCAAACCGTTGGTGCCGATCAGGTTTTCCGTCGCTTCCGTCGTGGCCAGTACGTTACGCTGACCGGTGTTTACACCTTTGGCCGTCGCACGATTGTTCCCTAA
- a CDS encoding M14 family zinc carboxypeptidase: MTSIASQDQTIARRLHDAHDTYKEQTLLHRRFKHKDIVPLLNSLSGQTPFEVSQIGESLEKRSIHQVKAGTGTHKVLLWSQMHGDEATATMALFDIFNFLKASDDGFDDFREVVLANTTLYFVPMLNPDGAERFQRRTATDIDMNRDALRLQTPEGALLKKLQQTLQPLVGFNLHDQNPRYSVGKTGKQAVMSFLATAYNEERNVNEVRERSMQLIVGMNQVVQQFVPGQVGRFDDEFEPRAFGDNIQKWGTTLVLVESGGYKGDVEKMIIRRLNFVAILTALKAIADGSYKREDTADYQRIPENGRLLFDVLIRNATVVREGQAVTVDVGIFHNEINTSNGGFRYKSVIDDIGDLSTFHGLNEIDATGLTLVPAHVYAEPLNSAADLQQLDAVSLRREGISVFKVRQKPDDWYPQHPVHLLYEGDLPAQPLAIDQIPTFLLLKDNQIIYQFVNGFWGDTIDESGKRCNGIAE, translated from the coding sequence ATGACTTCAATTGCCTCACAAGATCAGACTATAGCGCGTCGCCTGCACGATGCGCACGATACATACAAGGAACAAACCTTACTACACCGTCGCTTCAAACACAAAGACATTGTACCGCTGCTCAACTCACTCAGCGGTCAGACACCGTTTGAGGTTAGCCAGATTGGCGAATCTTTGGAGAAGCGGTCCATTCATCAGGTCAAGGCTGGAACGGGTACTCATAAAGTACTGCTATGGTCGCAGATGCACGGCGATGAAGCAACGGCAACAATGGCTTTGTTTGATATTTTTAACTTTCTAAAGGCCAGCGATGATGGGTTCGATGACTTTCGGGAAGTAGTCTTAGCCAACACGACCCTTTACTTCGTACCCATGCTCAATCCGGACGGAGCCGAACGGTTTCAGCGTCGTACCGCGACGGACATTGATATGAACCGGGATGCGCTGCGGCTACAAACGCCGGAGGGAGCTTTGCTGAAGAAGCTGCAACAGACCTTACAGCCACTGGTTGGGTTTAATCTCCACGATCAAAATCCCCGGTACAGTGTAGGAAAGACGGGAAAGCAGGCCGTTATGTCATTTCTGGCGACAGCTTACAACGAAGAACGGAATGTCAACGAAGTTCGCGAGCGATCCATGCAACTCATTGTAGGTATGAACCAGGTTGTGCAGCAATTCGTACCGGGGCAGGTAGGTCGCTTTGATGATGAGTTTGAACCGAGGGCTTTCGGTGATAATATTCAAAAGTGGGGAACGACGCTCGTTTTGGTTGAATCGGGCGGCTATAAAGGTGACGTTGAGAAGATGATTATCCGGCGGCTGAATTTTGTGGCTATCCTGACGGCGTTGAAAGCGATTGCCGATGGTTCGTATAAACGGGAAGATACCGCCGATTACCAACGCATTCCCGAAAACGGACGCCTACTCTTTGATGTACTTATTCGCAATGCAACCGTTGTTCGGGAGGGTCAGGCGGTTACGGTAGATGTCGGAATTTTTCACAATGAAATCAACACCAGCAACGGTGGGTTTCGCTACAAAAGCGTCATCGACGACATTGGTGACCTGTCAACATTTCATGGATTAAATGAAATTGATGCAACGGGCTTAACGCTTGTTCCAGCTCATGTATACGCCGAACCCTTAAACTCTGCTGCCGACTTGCAACAGCTTGATGCTGTGTCGCTTAGACGCGAGGGGATCTCTGTATTCAAGGTTCGACAGAAGCCTGACGATTGGTACCCTCAGCATCCGGTTCACTTACTATACGAAGGCGATCTGCCCGCGCAACCCCTTGCTATTGACCAGATTCCGACTTTCCTGTTGCTGAAAGACAATCAGATTATATACCAGTTTGTCAACGGGTTCTGGGGCGATACTATTGACGAGTCAGGTAAACGGTGTAACGGCATAGCCGAATAA